A single region of the Nicotiana sylvestris chromosome 6, ASM39365v2, whole genome shotgun sequence genome encodes:
- the LOC138871680 gene encoding uncharacterized protein, with amino-acid sequence MSSGRGRGRASSSSNPLNRIYVLAGRQDQESSPNVVTGILSVSSYDIYALIDPGSTLSYVTPLVVGKFGIKPELVKPFEVSTPVGDSVIAKQRYRGCIIVVHGQTTVEDLIELDMVEFDVTMGMDWFASCHANVDCRSKIVRF; translated from the coding sequence atgagtagtggtagaggcagaggtagAGCATCTAGCTCAAGCAACCCTCTGAACCGCATTTATGTATTGGCAGGACGACAGGACCAGGAGTCATCACctaatgttgttacaggtatattatcagtctcctcatatgatatatatgcactgattgacccaggttccaccttatcatatgttactccgTTAGTTGTtggtaagtttggaataaaacctgaattggttaaaccttttgaggtatctacacctgttggggactcggtgatagctaagcaacgatataggggttgtataatagtagttcatggtcaAACTACCGTAgaagacttaatcgagttagatatggtagaatttgatgttacaatgggtatggattggttcgcttcttgtcatgccaatgttgattgtagatcaaagatagtccgattttaA